The Kitasatospora setae KM-6054 genome contains a region encoding:
- a CDS encoding ScbR family autoregulator-binding transcription factor — protein sequence MAEPKQERAVRTREVILYAAAEVFDECGYSGASISKIMQRSGATQGGMYFHFKSKEGLAHAVMASQQEFIRLPPGRDGLQRLIDITFHIAGELQRNVLFRASVRLAVEQGELGLEDDTAYQEWVQRFHAQLVAARECGELLEGVDEWEFATVLVGAYTGTQIFSNVATGRADLPERIASLWRYLLPAVATPQAAVLLRVEPSVGPPSGRVSAG from the coding sequence GTGGCTGAACCGAAGCAGGAGCGTGCCGTGCGGACGCGTGAGGTGATCCTTTACGCGGCGGCCGAGGTCTTCGACGAGTGCGGTTACAGCGGTGCCAGCATCAGTAAGATCATGCAGCGGTCGGGGGCGACGCAGGGCGGGATGTACTTTCATTTCAAGTCGAAGGAGGGGTTGGCGCACGCGGTCATGGCGAGTCAGCAGGAGTTCATCCGGCTGCCGCCGGGGCGGGACGGTCTGCAGCGGCTGATCGACATCACGTTCCATATCGCGGGGGAGCTGCAGCGCAATGTGCTGTTCCGCGCGAGTGTGCGTCTGGCGGTGGAGCAGGGGGAGCTGGGGCTCGAGGACGACACGGCGTACCAGGAGTGGGTCCAGCGGTTCCACGCGCAGCTTGTCGCGGCGCGGGAGTGCGGTGAGCTGCTGGAGGGCGTCGACGAGTGGGAGTTCGCGACGGTGCTGGTGGGGGCTTACACGGGGACGCAGATCTTCTCCAACGTGGCGACCGGGCGGGCGGACCTGCCCGAGCGGATCGCTTCGCTGTGGCGGTATCTGCTTCCGGCGGTCGCCACCCCCCAGGCGGCGGTGCTGTTGCGGGTGGAGCCGTCGGTCGGGCCGCCGTCTGGTCGGGTCTCGGCGGGGTGA